TCAGCCTGCCAAGCGGATGCATCCAGAGCATGCATCCGCTTGGCCCTTCCCGCGGGGTTACCCTGCCCGGGCTGTAGTGCAACCAGACACCCGAAGCATCACGGCACCATATCTAAAGCAGGGTAACCCCACCCAGCTGGTTGTGCCGTTCGCCgccaaaaagaaacgcCGCGCCGTCCTGGCGGCCCTGGTCTTCTCGGCCCGGGTCGGCCCCAACGCTAGACCCTGTTCCGTGACCTCCACGCGAGGACAGATCACGACTCACGATACGTCATTTGGTCCCACACAGACGTTTTTTGGCCCCCCGAAAACCCAGCGCCTACCAGCTGCGCTAGCAGCTGCGCGTGCGGAGCCACCAGTGGCGGCCGGCCACGCCGGCCGCCACTGGGTCCGGGCGGGGCAAGAAAAAAAGCCAACCAACCATTTCTTCCCATTCTTCGCTGACGGAGACCCCCCAGACGAAACccattttttatttcttatTATTCATTCCACGAAAGTGGAGAACGGCTAAAGAGTATAAATACTCTAAGCCAGAAGCACCAGGCAGCTCGAGCCATGATGGGCGGCCTGTTTATTGTATGTTCTGTGGCACGGCTGCTATCAGTATACATCGGCTAGTAACATCGCTCAGAGTTAACAGAAGTCATAGCACCAGGTGCGGATCACGAGCTCTTAATACCGGGACAGCAGGATTATTAGCGGCACAGAGAATTCAGCACAGCGCTAATTTGCAATACAAAAGAACTCATAGTAATAGGCCGGCAATCTACTCAGGGCCTCCAGTGTCAGACAACAAAACAGCAGCAAGCAGAGTATCATCAGTGAGAATGGCAGGTACAGATAGACTACAACAGACGTCTCAGATTCTTTCACGGTCGACGTCGCAGCAGCTGGTGATGGAACGCCCGTTCAAGGTCACGGTGATTGGATCGGGCAACTGGGGTACCACGATTGGGAAGGTTATAGCGGAGAACACGCAGTTGCGTCCGCGGATGTTTGTGTCACGTGTTGACATGTGGGTTTTCGAGGAGGTCATCGACGGCAAGAAGTTGACGGAGATCATCAACACGGAGCACGAGAACGTCAAGTATCTACCGGGGATCAAGCTCCCTGAGAATTTGGTGGCGAACCCCTCGTTGGCGGAGTCGGCCAGGGACGCGGACATTTTGGTGTTCAACATCCCGCACCAGTTTCTCCCCCGGGTGGTGGACCAGTTGAAGGGTCACGTGAAGCCGGGCGCGCGCGCGATTTCGTGTCTCAAGGGCTTTGAGGTGGACCAGGAGGGGGTCAAGTTGTTGTCGTCGTATATCGAGAAGCACTTGGACATAGCCTGCGGCGCGTTGTCGGGCGCCAACTTGGCGCCCGAGGTTGCCAAGGGCAACTGGTCGGAAACCACTGTCGCGTACACAATCCCCAGAAACTTCCGCGGGACCTGCAGGGACGTGGATCACGTTGTTCTTAAGAGCCTCTTCCACAGACCCTATTTCCACGTGTCTGTCATAGAGGATGTGGCAGGGATTTCGGTGGCCGGTGCCTTGAAGAACATTGTTGCCTTGGCCTGTGGCTTTGTGTTGGGCTTGGGTTGGGGTAACAACGCTGCCGCTGCGGTCCAGCGCATTGGTCTAGGCGAGATGATCAAGTTCGGCAAGATGTTCTTCCCAGAATGCAAGGTGGAGACGTTTTACCAGGAGTCTGCCGGAGTCGCGGACTTGATCACCACCTGTTTCGGCGGCAGAAACGTGCGGATCGGCAAGGCCATGGCCACCACGGGCAAGACCGCAAAGGAGTTGGAGCAGGAGCTTTTGAACGGCCAGTCGTCGCAGGGCATCTACACCACATCCGAGGTGCATGAGTGGCTAGAACGTTGCGGGAAGTTGGAGGACTTTCCTTTGTTTGAGAGTGTGTATCAGATCGTCTACTGCGGTGCGTCTATGGAGCGCTTGCCGGAGATGCTTGAGAAAGTTGAGCAAGCGTAGTCGGGCGCGGAGAGCCATCCATGTCTTGAGAACAGAAACGGCAGGGCCTTCTTCCCGATCgagaacaagaagaactaCTGCTGCTGGGAACAGTGAGCAAGGAACAATACGAGTTGGGAAAACATTGATCCGTCATTATTATGTAATACGTCGTTGGGTAGCACCAAGGAACATCTGTACATTACACTGTGTTGTCGTGTTTGGGGAGGCGGGATCACGGTTTCGGGGTTGGTGTCAAGTTTGGCGAACTCGcgggatatatatatatatatagaatgTGTAGCGGGCGGGCGGGGGTTGTTGATTTTCGTCTGTTTTGTTAATGGTTTTCCCATTGGAATTTGTTGAGGTGTGGTTCTTTTGAATGGCGGGTGTGTGTCTGTCAGTCCAAGCACCACACGTACGTGTGGTGCTTGGATCATGGACAGCGACTGTGACAACGAGTAGATGGAATGAGTCATGTTTTTTTCATAAAACGGGTTTGTTGGGTgaagtatatatatatttatgtatgTGAGTGAGAGTGTGTAGACGTGGGTAGTCAGTTTTTATGTTGTATGCAAGGTAGCAGTAGTTTTATCGATAACACAGGATGGTGAACGGTAAAGTTTGTTTAGCGTACTCGGGGGGGTTGGATACGTCGGTTATTTTGGCTTGGTTGTTGGAGCAGGGTTACGAGGTTGTTGCTTTCATGGCTAATGTTGGGCAGGAGGAGGATTTTGCAGCGGCAGAGGAGAAGGCGTTGAAGATCGGAGCCAGTAAATTTGTGTGTGTTGATTGCAGAGAGGAGTTTGTTAAGGATGTTCTGTTCCCTGCTGTGCAGGTGAATGCGGTGTATGAAGATGTGTATTTGTTGGGGACGTCGCTAGCTAGGCCTGTAA
This Eremothecium cymbalariae DBVPG#7215 chromosome 5, complete sequence DNA region includes the following protein-coding sequences:
- the GPD2 gene encoding glycerol-3-phosphate dehydrogenase (NAD(+)) GPD2 (similar to Ashbya gossypii ADR311C) gives rise to the protein MFCGTAAISIHRLVTSLRVNRSHSTRCGSRALNTGTAGLLAAQRIQHSANLQYKRTHSNRPAIYSGPPVSDNKTAASRVSSVRMAGTDRLQQTSQILSRSTSQQLVMERPFKVTVIGSGNWGTTIGKVIAENTQLRPRMFVSRVDMWVFEEVIDGKKLTEIINTEHENVKYLPGIKLPENLVANPSLAESARDADILVFNIPHQFLPRVVDQLKGHVKPGARAISCLKGFEVDQEGVKLLSSYIEKHLDIACGALSGANLAPEVAKGNWSETTVAYTIPRNFRGTCRDVDHVVLKSLFHRPYFHVSVIEDVAGISVAGALKNIVALACGFVLGLGWGNNAAAAVQRIGLGEMIKFGKMFFPECKVETFYQESAGVADLITTCFGGRNVRIGKAMATTGKTAKELEQELLNGQSSQGIYTTSEVHEWLERCGKLEDFPLFESVYQIVYCGASMERLPEMLEKVEQA